The Streptomyces cyaneogriseus subsp. noncyanogenus region TCGCCCGCTCGGCCTGCGGAACGATCCGCTGGCTGCCCTGGACGATGAAGTCCGCGCCGACCGACTTGTCGAGCTCGCCGGTGGCCGAGGCCACCATGGAGGAGCCGACCACCGACAGGCAGGCCACCAGCGCCAGGCCGATCATCAGGGCCGCGCCGGTGGCACCGGTGCGACGCGGGTTGCGCAGGGCGTTGCGCTCGGCCATGCGGCCCACCGGCCCGAAGGCCCGCAGCAGCACCGCGCCGATCACCCGGACGACCGAGCCGGCCAGCAGCGGGCCGATGACGACGAAGCCGATCAGGGACAGCACCACGCCCGCGCCCAGCATCAGCGCGCCGTCCCCGGCCTTGTCGGCCGTGCCCGCCGTGTACAGGGCCAGGGCGCCCGCCCCGGTGAGGACCAGTCCGACGGCGGCGCGGATCCGGCCGGCCTTGCCGTCGGCCGGCGTACCGGCGTCGCGCAGGGCGGCCATCGGGGAGATCTTCCCGGCGCGGCGGGCCGGCAGATAGGCGGCCAGGACGGTGACCACGACGCCCAGGATCACGCCGGCCACCGGCGTGGTGGCCTTCACGGTGAGGTCGTCGGTGGACAGGTTCATCCCCGCGGCCGACATCACCTCCATCAGGCCGATGGCGATGCCGACCCCGGCCGCGACGCCGAGGACCGAGCCCACGACGCCGAGGAGCAGCGCCTCCACCAGCACCGAGCGGTTGACCTGGCGGCGGGAGGAGCCGATGGCCCGCATCAGGCCGATCTCGCGGGTGCGCTGGGCGACCAGCATCGAGAAGGTGTTGATGATCAGGAAGATGCCGACGAGGAACGCGATCCCGGCGAAGCCGAGCATGGCGTACTTGATGACGTCCAGGAACTCGCCGACCTCTTTGCGGTTCTCGTCGGCGGTCTCCGCGGCCGTCTGGATCTTGTAGGTGCCGCCCAGGGCCCGCGTGACGTTCTCCTTGACCTGCGCGTCGGAGACGCCGGCCGCGGCGGTGACGAGGATGTGGGTGTACCGGCCGGTTCCGCCGAGCAGTTCGCGCTGGGCGGTGGCCGTGTCGAAGTAGACGATGGCCGCGCCCGGGTTGGTCACCTGGAAGGCGGCGATACCGACGATCCGCGCCCTGATGTCGCCGCTCTGCGCGATGGTGCGCAGCTCGTCACCGAGGTTCAGGCCGTGCTTGTCGGCGGTGTCGGCGTCGACCATCACCTCGGTCGGGCCGCGCGGGGCGTGCCCGGAGGTGATCTCCATCGACTTCAGTTCGTTCTTCGTCCAGTTGCCGGCGATCGTCGGAGCGCCGTTGCTGGCCCCCACGTTGTCGTTGCGGCTGTCGACCACGGTGACGTTGGTCGCGCTGACGCCGCCCTCCGCGGACTTCACGCCCTCGGCGGCACGGGCCCGCTCCAGCACGGAGGCGGGAAGGGACTGCGGGACACCGCTCTGCGGCGTCTCCCCGTCCTTCGCGTCCTTCGGGGTGACGGTCACGTCGGAGGAGGTGGAGGCGAAGAGCTTGTCGAACGTCGTGTTCATGGTGTCGGTGAACACCAGGGTGCCGCTGACGAACGCCACCGACAGCAGCACCGCCACCGCCGACAGCGCCATGCGGCCCTTGTGCGCGAGGAAGTTGCGCAGCGAGGTCTTCAGCACGGTCATGACGTCCGCCCCCGGGCGTCGAAGTCCTTCATGCGGTCCAGGACCTGCTCGGCGGTGGGCTGGTACATCTCGTCGACGATGCGGCCGTCGGCGAGGTACAGCACCCGGTCCGCGTAGGAGGCGGCCACCGGGTCATGGGTGACCATCACGATGGTCTGGCCGAGTTCGTCGACCGACCGGCGCAGGAAGCCCAGCACCTCGGCGCCCGCGCGGGAGTCGAGGTTGCCGGTGGGCTCGTCACCGAAGATGATCTCGGGCCGGGCGGCGAGCGCCCGCGCCACGGCGACGCGCTGCTGCTGGCCGCCGGAGAGCTGGGTCGGCCGGTGCTTGAGCCGCCCGGCGAGCCCCACGGTGTCCACGACCCGGGCGAGCCACTCCCGGTCCGGCTTGCGGCCCGCGATGTCCATGGGCAGCGTGATGTTCTCGAGCGCGTTCAGCGTCGGCAGCAGGTTGAACGCCTGGAAGATGAACCCGATCCGGTCCCGGCGCAGTTGCGTGAGCTTCTTGTCCTTCAGGCCGGTGATCTCGGTCTCGTCCAGGTGTATGTGCCCGCTGGTGACGGTGTCGAGGCCGGCCAGGCAGTGCATCAGCGTGGACTTGCCGGACCCCGAGGGGCCCATGATCGCGGTGAACTGGCCGCGGGCGATGTCCACGTCCACGTGGTCGAGGGCGACGACCCGGGTCTCCCCCGCCCCGTAGGCCTTCACGACCTGCCGCGCCCGCGCGGCAACGGCCGTACGCCCTCCAGTGCTTCCGTGCCTGGGAATGGTCACGGCCGATGTCATCGTATATCTCCTATATCGGTTATGAATGGCGCGTCGTGTGACACGCACGTGCGAACGAATCGGTACGGTCCTGCCGGCCACCCGCCGGTCAACCGTCGACCGGTCCCGCGGCCGGTCGCGGCCGCAGGTCCCGCCGTCCCGCGAAGTGGCCCCCGCCAAGTGCCCCCGCGAAGTGGCCTTTACGAGGCGCCCCCAGCGAAATGCCCCCCCGAAGTGGCCCCGCCATGTGGTGCGTCGATCTGATGCGTCGATGTGGTTCGTCGAAGAGTCTGCCGCCCGGACACGGCCCGGCGCGCTGGTGTTCAGCGCACTCTTTCCCTGAGGTAAACCCCACCCCCACTGCTGCGGTCCACCGCCCCCCGACGGCGTAAGACCAGATTAAGGACGGCACCCGCCCCCTCTCGTCCTACGGCGGTACGAACCCTCCCCGAGCCGTAGTACGGAGGTACCCCTAGGGGCCCTCCCCCCTCCGGCGGAGCGCGCCTAGGGGTCGGTCTGCCCCCTTGGACGCACCCGGCCTCCGCCCTCCCGCGGCGGCGGGCCGAGTGGGAAGCTGACCCGGCAGATAGCTGCACAGGGAAAGCAGAACGGCACAGGGACAAGGGGAGAACCCGGGTGGACAGCACCAGACCGGCGATACGCGACACCGAACGGCCCACGGCGCACCGGCGCGGCGCGGTCGTCGCCGCACTGATGCTGGCGATGGCGCTGGCGGCCCTGGACTCCACCATCGTCTCCACCGCCGTCCCGCAGATCGTCGGCGACCTCGGCGGTTTCTCCGTCTTCTCCTGGCTGTTCTCCGGCTATCTGCTGGCCGTCACCGTCACCCTGCCCGTCTACGGCAAGCTCTCCGACACCTTCGGCCGCAAACCGGTCCTGGTCGCGGGCGCCGCGCTCTTCCTCCTCGGCTCCCTGCTGTGCGCGCTGGCCTGGAACATGGCCGCCCTCATCGCCTTCCGCGTCGTCCAGGGCCTGGGCGGCGGGGCCTTGCAGGGCACGGTGCAGACGCTCGCCGCCGACCTGTACCCGCTGGAGGAACGCCCCAGGATCCAGGCCAGGCTGTCGACCGTGTGGGCGGTGTCCGCGGTGGCGGGCCCCGGACTGGGCGGCGTCCTCGCCGCGTACGCCGACTGGCGCTGGATCTTCCTGGTCAACCTGCCCATCGGGGCCGTGGCGCTGTGGCTGATCGTCCGTCATCTGCGCGAGCCGCAGCGGGAGCCGTCCGCCGCCCGCCCCCGCGTCGACTGGGCGGGCGCGCTGGCCGTGTTCGCCTGCGGCGGCGCCCTGCTCACCGCGCTGGTGCAGGGCGGAGTGGCCTGGCCGTGGCTGTCGCCGCCCTCCCTCGCGCTGTTCGGTGCGGGCCTGCTGCTGCTCGTGGCCGTGGTGGTGATCGAACGCCGGGCGGCGGAGCCGATCATCCCGGGCTGGGTGTGGCGGCGCCGCACCATCGCCGCGGTCAATCTCGCGCTCGGCGCGCTCGGCCTGCTGATGGTGGCGCCGACGGTCTTCCTGCCGACGTACGCCCAGTCGGTGCTGGGCCTCGCTCCGGTCGCGGCCGGTTTCGTCCTGTCGGTGTGGACGCTGAGCTGGCCGGTGTCGGCGGCGCTGAGCCAGCACGTCTACCGCAGGATCGGCTTCCGCAACACGGCGATGCTCGGCATCGGCACGGCCACGCTGATCCTGTTCGCCTTCCCCTTCCTCCCCTATCCCGGCGAGCCCTGGCAGCCGGCCCTGCTGATGCTGCTGCTCGGCGCCGCGCTCGGCCTGTTCCAGCTTCCGCTCATCGTCGGCGTGCAGTCGACGGTGGTGTGGTCCGAGCGGGGCACGGCGACCGCGTCCGTCCTCTTCTGCCGCCAGACCGGCCAGACCGCCGGCGCGGCCGTCTTCGGCGCGATCGCCAACGGTGTGCTGGCCGCCCGGCTCGGCGGCTCCGGCGACCTCGACTCGGTCACCCGGGCACTGGACGCGGGCACCGCCCCCGAAGCGACCCGGCGCGCCATCGCCGACGCCGTCCACGCCGTCTATCTGGGCGCCGCGGGCGCGGCCGCCCTGGCGTTCCTGGTGCTGCTGGTGCTGGCGCCGCGCGTCTTCCCGGTGCTCAAGGACTGACCGCGGGGTGTCCGCAGTGGTCACACCCGCCGCGGACACCGACACCGACGCGGCACGGCCCGCGTCGCCGCCGACACGGGCGCGGCGCGGCCCGCCGCACGCGGGAGCCGCCCGGGCTCACCTCGCCACCCGCGCCGAGAGCGCCTCCAGCCGGCTGCGCGCCTGGTCCATCTCGGCCCGTACGACGTCCCAGCGCTCCTGGTGCTCGTGGAGCACCCGTTCCGTCTCGCTCGCGACGCGCTCCTCGTGCACCCGCGCCTCGGCGATCACCTCCGCCGCCCGGGCCCGCGCCTCCTCCTGCCGGCGCCGAGCCGCCTCCCGGGCTCCGGCCAGCTCCCGCTCCGCCTCGGCGAGCGCGTCCTCGGCCCGCTTCAGCAGCTCCGCCCGGTGCCTGTTCAGGGCCGCCGCCCGCGCCGCCTCGGCCCGCTCCTCCCCCGCCCACCGCTCGGCGTGCTCACGCGACTGGCCGGCGAGCGTCTCCGAGGCGCTCCGCCGCGCCTCCCGCAGGACCGCCAGCCCCTCGCGGCGGCTCTCCTTCACCGCGCGCCGGGCCGCCACCCGGATCCCCTCGGCCTCGGCGCGCGCCGCGAGCAGCCGCTGCCGGGCGCGCTCGTCGGCCTCGGCGCGGACGGCGTCGGCGTACGCCTGCGCGTCCTTCCGTACGCCGTTCGCATGGGCCCGCGCCTCCTCCATCGCGCGCTCCCCCGCACGCCGCGCGCCTTCCACGAGCGCCGCGGCCTCCTCGCGTACGAGCCGGAAGACGCGCCGCGCACGCCCCCCGAGCGCCTCGTACGTCTGCGGCGCGAGCCGCTCCACCGCCTCCCGTAACCGGGTCGTCTCCGCTTCCATCTCCCGGGCGAGCACGGTCAGCCGGGCCGCCCTTTCCCAGGCGGCGTCCCGCTCCGCGGAGAGGGCGGCGACGCGGGCGTCGACCTGTTCGGGACGGTAGCCGCGCCCCCGTACGGCCACGAAGCCGTGGGGCGATCCGGATGCGCTGCTCATGCGCACATCTTGAAGGATCAGACGTAAGTGACATAATCCGACACTCCGCACATACGGTACGACGGTTCCGTACGGCCGGAGGGGACGGACGTACGGATGCGCCCGCACGCGACACCGAGGGGCCCGGCCCGATCGCCATCGCACGACCGGGCCGGGCCCCTCACCCGGCGTCAGCGGGCCGGGGTCACAGCAGCCCGTCCCACATCTGCTCCAGCAGCACCGACCACCAGCTCTCCGGCGACCCCAGCGCCGCCGGGTCCAGGGCGGCCAACTGGGCCTGGAAGTCGACGGTCCAGCGGCCCGCCTGCTCCTGGTTCAGCCCGTACCTCAGCCGCCACATCCGGCCCAGCAACGCCAGACAGCGCGCGAACTCCGGCAGCCCCGTGTTCACGAACTGCGGCGGCACCGGCGCACCGCCCGGCCCCGCCTCCACCGGCACCGCGACGATGTTCGCCGTGCCGTACTGCACACAGATCGCCTTGCCGAAGTCGCTGCCCACGACCAGATACGAGCCCGCGTCCGAGGCCGGCCGCACGCCCCGCTCGGCCGCCAGCTCGGCCAGCGTCGGCACCGGACGGCCCGGCTGGGCCTGCGCCCAGAAGAACGGGCCCATGTCCACCGGCAGACCCGCCACCACCAGGGTGTGCGCCACGACCGGCGGCACCCCCTGCCGGTCCACCGCGGCCTGCTCGAACCGGAACAGTCCCGGCCCGAACGCCGCCGCCAGCTCCTGCGCGACCGCCTCCGGCGGCACCGGCGGCAGCGCCTGCACCGGCGGCAGCGGCGCCCGCACCGGCGCCGGCCGCGCCGGACCGTCGGCCACCTGGTGCAACTCCTTCTGGTGCGCCAGCAGTTGACGCATACCCTGCTGCCGGCTCGCGTGGTCCGTGCCGTAGGGCGCGATGGACGCGAGCCGCGCCTGCGGCCACTGCTCCCGGATCATCCGGGCGCAGTACGCCCCCGGCAGCTCGCACGACTCCAGCTCCGTGTGCAGCTCCAGCACCTGGTCCGGCGGCACGTTCATGGCGCGCAGCTCGTGGAAGATCTGCCACTCCGGGTGCGGCATGCCCGGCGCCGAACGCCGGATGAGCTGCTGCTCGGAACCGTCCTGCGCCCGGTAGCGCAGCACGGCCTGGTAGCCGGGGCCGACGGTCGGCAGACCGGTGGGCTGCGGCGGATAGCCGTACGCCGGAGGCGGGCCGGGCACGGGACCGCCGGGCGGCGGCACCGCGCCGGGCGGCACGGGCGCGGGAGCACCGTGCCCGGCGGGCGCACCCGGAACCGGCGGCACCGGGGACGCGCCCGGAGCCGGGGGCGGGAACGGCGCGCCCGGGTGCGGCGGCGCGGACGTGCCCGGACCGGGCGGCGGCAGGGGCGCGCCGGGAACCGGCGGCACAGGCGCGCCCGGCCCCTGCACCGGAGGAGGCGTGCCCGGCGCCGCGGGCGGAAGCGGCACCCCCGGAGCCGAGGGAGGCGGCACGCCGGGCCCGCCGACCGGGGGCACACCGGGCCCGGGCGCGCCGGGTCCGCCGACCGCAGGCGCGCCGGGCCCACCCGCCGGAGGCGCGGCCGGAGCGGTGGATGCGGGCATGCCGGGAACCCCTGGGACACCGGGAGCACCGGGGACACCCGGGAACTGCGAGGCTCCCGGAGGCCGCGGAGCCCCCGGAGGCACGGGCGGCTGGGGAACGGGCGCCCCCGGCACACCGGAGCCGCCGGGAGGCGCGGCCGGGTGCGGAACACCCGCGACACCGGCAGTACCAGCAGCCTCAGGAGTGCCGACGACGCCGGGAGCAGCAGCACCAGCTCCAGCCGCACCGCTGCCGGCACCACCCGCACCACCCGGCCCACCGAGCCTCTCCTGAGGCAGCGGCATGGGCGCCTCCTGAGGCAGCGGCGCCCCGGAAGGAACCGACAGAACCGGCGGAACGGGCGGAACGGGCGGCGGCGCGGCCCCCGGCGCACCGGGCGGCATCGCGCCCGGCGGAGGGGGCGTCGGCGCCCCGGCACCCGGACCGGACCCGTACGGAGGCGTCCCCGGACCGGCCGGGGGCCGAGGCGGCGCCTGCGGCGGCACACCCGGCTCCGGGTCGTCGTCGGCTCCGCTCAACGGCGGCGCGGACACGGTGTCGGGCAGCGGTACGGAACGGTCCTCCCCGGCGTCCGCGCTGGTGTCCGTCCCGGTCCACGGAGTCGCCCCGACGGGAACACCCGGCGCCCCCGCGCCACCGGCCGGCCCCTCGGACGCCCCCGACGCCCCCCGCGCCGCGGCCGACGGGACACCGGCACCGGACCCGTCCCCCGCGCCGGCACCCCGCCGCTCCGGCCCGCCCATCCGGTCCGCCGCCTCCTGCAACCACTCCGGCGGAGTCAGCAGGAACGACGTCTGGTTCAGATCGACGCGCGCCGCCGGCACCGGCGCCGGCTCGTCCACCGGATCCGGACGGCCGTACTCCTCCTCGTACCGGCGGATCACCTCACCCACCGGCAGCGCGGGCCACAGCGTCGCCTCACCGCTGTCCCGCGCGATCACCAGCCGCTGCGCGCCCCCGTCCGAACGCGGCCCGTCCGCCGGGTCCTCCGGCCACACCACGAACCCGAGCTCGAACTCCCGCACCCGCACCTCGCGGTGCCCGGACGACGGCACATCGCCGTTGATCCACTCCTCGGCGCGCTCCTGCGCCTGCGCGAACGTCACCATCGCCAGCTCACTCCCCGGCCGAGGCCGCGGAAGCCGCGGCGGGCCCCGTAGGGGACACCACGCGCGCGAAGCCCCCGTCCACCATCAGATTCGCCACCGTCTCCAGCTCCGGCGGGGAACCCGCCAGCCGCGTCAGAAAGGCGTCGAAGTCCTCCCCGCACGGCAGCAGCAGCCGCTCCACCCGCTCCGCCGGAGACCACGCCGGATCCACGTCCCGCGCGTCGTCGTACGCGCAGAACCACACCGAACCGACCCGGTCCCCCTTCACCTTCACCGCCAGCAACCCGCCCTGGACGAAGGCGACCCCCAGGTAATCCTTCGTCAGATGGTCGCGCAGGCACTTGTTGACGTAGACCAGATCGTTGACGGCCGCCTCCTCCCGCACCGTGAAGAACGGCTGGTCCACCAGCAGCCCCAGCTCGGCGTCGAGCGCCGTCCCCACCGGCGCGCACCCGCCCGCCGCCTTCAGGAACGACCGGTAGGCACCCGGCAGCCGGTACCCGAGATCCTCCTCGACCCCCTGCACCTGCGACTCCGTCACCGCCACACCCGACTTCGGCAGCCCGAAGTGCGCCGGACGCGTCTCCTGCAACGGACGCGTCCCCCGCTTGCCCTGGTCGACGGCGGCCGTCGCGATCCCCCCGTGGTGCCGCAGCAGCGCCTTCACCTCGACCGGGACCAGCTCCAGCCGCCGCGTACCCGCCACGTGGTGCCACGTCCAGCCGTGCGGCGTCGCCACCGCCGGCACCGTGTCCCACAGCTCGTGCCCCGCCGCCGACAGCGCCGCGTTCGCCGACACGTAGTCCGTCAGCCGCAACTCGTCGACACCGAAACCCGCCGGCGGATCGGCGATCTCCACCGCCGCCCGGGCATACGGTGAGAAATCGGGATAGCCACGCTCGTCCACCCGCACCCCCCGGGGATGACGGGCCGCCCTGACCGGATCCGGGAAATGCACGACCTGCCCGGCGTAGGCCGCGTTCGGCGGCACGGCTTGTCCCCCGGCCTGGGAGCCGGGAGCAGCCCCCAGCCCGAGCCGACCTGTCGTCATGGCGGTTGCCCCCTGCGGCATTCAGTACGACCCGTGGAACACCCGAGGCGCACCACGCTCCGTATCGACTGTCACGTCTCGAATCACGTCTGGCTGACTGGCCGGCGGCCCGCCCCACCGGACGTCCCGCCACCCCGCCGGCCACACGCGTCACCGCACGGCCCGCGGTGCCGACAGCCTATGCGGTACGACGACACCGGTCACCGGCACCGGCCGCCACCCCCGTCCACCCCCGTCCACCCCCGTGACCGGCCGTCACCCCAGCGTGACAGCACGCTCGAACACCCGCGTGTCACCCGGCCCCAGCTTCCCCACGAGCCACGCCATTTGGCACTCTGTGACATCCGGGGGGATGCTCAGGAGGGGATGATGATCATGAGCGTGACGCAGACGGGACCACACTCGGGACCGCACACCAGCCGGTCCGGCGACCCCCGGACCGGCGACCCGCGCGTCGGCTGGAGCGCCACCGACGCCGCCCGCACCCCCACCCTCCGGCACCGCCGCGACGGCATACTCCCCACCATCGCCGCCGCCCTCTCCGTCCGCGGCACCACCCTCACCGGCACCGCCGCCCGCGGCGACACACCCCCCGCCCTCCACCCCCTCGTCCAGGACTTCCTCGACACCCTCACCAGCGGCCAGCGCGACCGCTTCACCGGCCGCTGCGCCGAGACCCTCCTCATCTCCCGGCACATCACCGCCGCCGACGCCGCCCGCAGCAAACGCGCCAGCCGCAGACCCATGACCAACGGCGAAGCCCGCAAAGCCCTCAAACACGCCAAACTCACCGCCCGCCGCATCCGCGAGGAAGGCGACCCCCTCCACGGCAGCTTCGCCGACCCCTGCCGCGCCTGCACCGCCCTCAGCGCCCACTTCGGCGTCCGCATCGTCGACCCCCCGGCCGGCCACCGACCACTGACCCCACCCGCCGCCCCACGACACCACGACGAACCAGGGCAGATGCACACCGACCGCACCTCCACCACCCGCTTCTCCGTCCCCGTCGACGCCGCCCTGCGCGCCGCCGGCTGGCAACCCGGCCGCTGGGACATCGAACAAGCCGAGATCTGGGCCGACACCCTCCGCGGCCACACCTCACCCAACGGACACCGGCACGCCGTCTCCCCCGCCGCCGTCGAAGCCTGGGCCGAATTCGGCGGCCTGCACATCACCCCCACCGGCCCCGGCCGCCAGCTCGCCCCCGCCGCCCTCCACCTCGACCCCCTGACCCCCACCCCCGCACGACGAACCAAGGGCAGATGCACACCGACCGCACCCCGACCACGCGCTTCCCCGCCCCCGTGGACGCCGCCCTGCGCACCGCAGGCTGGCAACCCGGACGCTGGGACATCAAACAGGCCGAGATCTGGGCCGACACCCTGCGCGGCCACACCTCACCCGCCGGCCACCGCCACACCGTCTTCCCCGCCGCCGTGGAAGCCTGGGCCGAATTCGGCGGCCTCACCGTCACCCCCACCGGCCCCGGCCGCCAGATCGCCCCCGCCACCCTCCACATCGACCCCCTCCACGGCCTCCACCTCGTAATAACTTCGTATAGCATACATTATACGAAGTTATACGAGTCGGCGTCGTCGGCGCGGTTGCCGTCGGGTGGGAACGGCCTGGTGGGCGTAATAACTTCGTATAGCATACATTATACGAAGTTATACGACGAATCCGGCGGCCTCACCGTCCCCCCCACCGGCCCCGGCCGCCAGATCGCCCCCGCCACCCTCCACATCGACCCCCTCCACGGCCTCCACCTGGCCCGCACCCTCGGCGACCTCGGCCGCGCCCTCGGCACCGAGGTCTGCCCCCTCGGCAGCGAGACCGACACCCAGGCCCTGCTCGCCATCGACGCCGAAGGCCGCGTCTACGCCCTCGACCACACCGGCGACTGGTACCTCGGCCCCGACCTCGACCACGCCCTGGTCGCCCTCGTCACCGGCATCCAGCCCGTACGCCTCACCGCCGGCTGACCCCCACCGGGCCCACCCCGCCCCCGGGGCCCGCCCCCGCCCCTACGACTCCGGGATCACCGCCGACACCCGGAAACCCCCCGCCTCCGTCGGCCCCGACACGAACACCCCGCCCAGCGCGGTC contains the following coding sequences:
- a CDS encoding ABC transporter ATP-binding protein, whose amino-acid sequence is MTSAVTIPRHGSTGGRTAVAARARQVVKAYGAGETRVVALDHVDVDIARGQFTAIMGPSGSGKSTLMHCLAGLDTVTSGHIHLDETEITGLKDKKLTQLRRDRIGFIFQAFNLLPTLNALENITLPMDIAGRKPDREWLARVVDTVGLAGRLKHRPTQLSGGQQQRVAVARALAARPEIIFGDEPTGNLDSRAGAEVLGFLRRSVDELGQTIVMVTHDPVAASYADRVLYLADGRIVDEMYQPTAEQVLDRMKDFDARGRTS
- a CDS encoding SMI1/KNR4 family protein codes for the protein MTTGRLGLGAAPGSQAGGQAVPPNAAYAGQVVHFPDPVRAARHPRGVRVDERGYPDFSPYARAAVEIADPPAGFGVDELRLTDYVSANAALSAAGHELWDTVPAVATPHGWTWHHVAGTRRLELVPVEVKALLRHHGGIATAAVDQGKRGTRPLQETRPAHFGLPKSGVAVTESQVQGVEEDLGYRLPGAYRSFLKAAGGCAPVGTALDAELGLLVDQPFFTVREEAAVNDLVYVNKCLRDHLTKDYLGVAFVQGGLLAVKVKGDRVGSVWFCAYDDARDVDPAWSPAERVERLLLPCGEDFDAFLTRLAGSPPELETVANLMVDGGFARVVSPTGPAAASAASAGE
- a CDS encoding cellulose-binding protein — its product is MSSASGSPHGFVAVRGRGYRPEQVDARVAALSAERDAAWERAARLTVLAREMEAETTRLREAVERLAPQTYEALGGRARRVFRLVREEAAALVEGARRAGERAMEEARAHANGVRKDAQAYADAVRAEADERARQRLLAARAEAEGIRVAARRAVKESRREGLAVLREARRSASETLAGQSREHAERWAGEERAEAARAAALNRHRAELLKRAEDALAEAERELAGAREAARRRQEEARARAAEVIAEARVHEERVASETERVLHEHQERWDVVRAEMDQARSRLEALSARVAR
- a CDS encoding MFS transporter, which gives rise to MDSTRPAIRDTERPTAHRRGAVVAALMLAMALAALDSTIVSTAVPQIVGDLGGFSVFSWLFSGYLLAVTVTLPVYGKLSDTFGRKPVLVAGAALFLLGSLLCALAWNMAALIAFRVVQGLGGGALQGTVQTLAADLYPLEERPRIQARLSTVWAVSAVAGPGLGGVLAAYADWRWIFLVNLPIGAVALWLIVRHLREPQREPSAARPRVDWAGALAVFACGGALLTALVQGGVAWPWLSPPSLALFGAGLLLLVAVVVIERRAAEPIIPGWVWRRRTIAAVNLALGALGLLMVAPTVFLPTYAQSVLGLAPVAAGFVLSVWTLSWPVSAALSQHVYRRIGFRNTAMLGIGTATLILFAFPFLPYPGEPWQPALLMLLLGAALGLFQLPLIVGVQSTVVWSERGTATASVLFCRQTGQTAGAAVFGAIANGVLAARLGGSGDLDSVTRALDAGTAPEATRRAIADAVHAVYLGAAGAAALAFLVLLVLAPRVFPVLKD
- a CDS encoding SUKH-4 family immunity protein; this translates as MVTFAQAQERAEEWINGDVPSSGHREVRVREFELGFVVWPEDPADGPRSDGGAQRLVIARDSGEATLWPALPVGEVIRRYEEEYGRPDPVDEPAPVPAARVDLNQTSFLLTPPEWLQEAADRMGGPERRGAGAGDGSGAGVPSAAARGASGASEGPAGGAGAPGVPVGATPWTGTDTSADAGEDRSVPLPDTVSAPPLSGADDDPEPGVPPQAPPRPPAGPGTPPYGSGPGAGAPTPPPPGAMPPGAPGAAPPPVPPVPPVLSVPSGAPLPQEAPMPLPQERLGGPGGAGGAGSGAAGAGAAAPGVVGTPEAAGTAGVAGVPHPAAPPGGSGVPGAPVPQPPVPPGAPRPPGASQFPGVPGAPGVPGVPGMPASTAPAAPPAGGPGAPAVGGPGAPGPGVPPVGGPGVPPPSAPGVPLPPAAPGTPPPVQGPGAPVPPVPGAPLPPPGPGTSAPPHPGAPFPPPAPGASPVPPVPGAPAGHGAPAPVPPGAVPPPGGPVPGPPPAYGYPPQPTGLPTVGPGYQAVLRYRAQDGSEQQLIRRSAPGMPHPEWQIFHELRAMNVPPDQVLELHTELESCELPGAYCARMIREQWPQARLASIAPYGTDHASRQQGMRQLLAHQKELHQVADGPARPAPVRAPLPPVQALPPVPPEAVAQELAAAFGPGLFRFEQAAVDRQGVPPVVAHTLVVAGLPVDMGPFFWAQAQPGRPVPTLAELAAERGVRPASDAGSYLVVGSDFGKAICVQYGTANIVAVPVEAGPGGAPVPPQFVNTGLPEFARCLALLGRMWRLRYGLNQEQAGRWTVDFQAQLAALDPAALGSPESWWSVLLEQMWDGLL
- a CDS encoding ABC transporter permease, encoding MTVLKTSLRNFLAHKGRMALSAVAVLLSVAFVSGTLVFTDTMNTTFDKLFASTSSDVTVTPKDAKDGETPQSGVPQSLPASVLERARAAEGVKSAEGGVSATNVTVVDSRNDNVGASNGAPTIAGNWTKNELKSMEITSGHAPRGPTEVMVDADTADKHGLNLGDELRTIAQSGDIRARIVGIAAFQVTNPGAAIVYFDTATAQRELLGGTGRYTHILVTAAAGVSDAQVKENVTRALGGTYKIQTAAETADENRKEVGEFLDVIKYAMLGFAGIAFLVGIFLIINTFSMLVAQRTREIGLMRAIGSSRRQVNRSVLVEALLLGVVGSVLGVAAGVGIAIGLMEVMSAAGMNLSTDDLTVKATTPVAGVILGVVVTVLAAYLPARRAGKISPMAALRDAGTPADGKAGRIRAAVGLVLTGAGALALYTAGTADKAGDGALMLGAGVVLSLIGFVVIGPLLAGSVVRVIGAVLLRAFGPVGRMAERNALRNPRRTGATGAALMIGLALVACLSVVGSSMVASATGELDKSVGADFIVQGSQRIVPQAERAMQKTPHLEHVTRYKTLDATLTSPDGAKDDSGVTAADPTYAEDLRRPTTAGSLADAYAADAMSVGSDYAAEHGVRVGDTLTVAFEGGETAKLKVAAITDDDTAIDQGARYISITTMRKYLPADKIPPNTILFAKARDGQEEQAYAALKKALDPYPQYQVRDQTDYKQELKDQIGQLLNLVYGLLALAIIVAVLGVVNTLALSVVERTREIGLMRAIGLSRRQLRRMIRLESVVIALFGALLGLGLGMGWGTTAQKLLALEGLNVLDIPWPTIIGVFIGSAFVGLFAALIPAFRAGRMNVLNAIATE